In Strongyloides ratti genome assembly S_ratti_ED321, scaffold srae_chrx_scaffold0000002, a single window of DNA contains:
- a CDS encoding Reverse transcriptase domain and Integrase,catalytic core domain and Zinc finger, CCHC-type domain and Ribonuclease H-like domain and Aspartic peptidase domain-containing protein, which translates to MEPRNTESRIMEENSEGVIKNCEISMANIKDQLMGFNLNKLKNLSKDLKVRNVGKTKKEIVDKILVSIISKEDEEMLKRYICEDNIPLTESYTEDSEVDSLQQRIRELEQKVLELSVEKKVEKKDENRALLEMIKESQFTILTMMKMLQGKPENSNMRKCEVPLIIFSNTEENISSHIMAIERHMEFRNIYTDKDKVLFLMMTLSPPIAAEIDKVLGSNYTYEILKNYLLITYNGMAAQVKNRSEIMYFKLNFGKDLGDQLVNFVQKINVAYKGLPEDELLQTQLRYIRNLITDKNSKLFYFLLTAKPTNIYEFIREMQAVHELDMSFKSNSKVMNKKKDSYKDKVCHNCNKKGHIARFCKAEKVKEKASSSNATKKVSVINEDQENYEEVVNHYIIKDEEDEETLQKGVVYQVKERKPKLEPKKYQHIILQINDKIGKGFVDSGSGITFVANRMIPKEKVCEVNPLKVRMANGSVMILNKESNVLLNFLNGEELKTKVFVIPDEIMKYEDILIGEDVMMQCGLSISYDGEKLVSINNKKCISYGNDDIKETIVKKVKVTNDCEDIKTKVFKEYKDLIPKSKYDVGKGILECANIEILDKKDDFKPPSYGLPLAYKQRIYKEFKEMEANGIVEERLAKFIHPLVVIPKKDGELRICGDFRYINHYTKSMFLPANKPYEYVYGMSGYKWYSKIDLKNAYFQVRYPKETIPYMGVKVYDKVYCFKRMAQGGKVSPIQFQCLATKIISDLGEGYFVYIDDFAVCSNSTLDDHINKVKLLLNKLREYDMKVNFEKSSIGGTEIEFIGYNISKKGAKIATKNINAFMERKEPSTKKELVSFLQSANYFRGNIPRYANITLPLQKMVNSLRFKSSKIEKNLEYVKAIELTKKAMMNPQYLVKALPDDVLYLETDCSQEAAGGVIYRKNKDKEKEVIMFYSKKLKSCKKDRCITYLELYAINLGVRKFKEILIGHKVIIKTDHKPLKGLMNTKETKFLELIMPLQELDYEIHYIQGKENTCADYFSRIYKISENKERVENKNNFLSETTESMAKNLFEEYHLKKGHLSIAKIKDDLIKECYKLMISKYKAVMIINKIMDMIKNCETCQLENDLKRRKRDKANPQNVLEILYMDFMYLENHTILVAEDGYSRYIWAEESPQADEQVVIQLLNKILDQCQIKIKEIRADKAKVFKGKEFLVFLKKNDIKINYAVSYEHYANSKVERAIRTLRLVLKKMEPEITHRGRAGFKNKLKEACRIMNTSVHGATKVKPFNLIYNYGEQDGQVLENVSDERIKALINNAINESPEKRIVYRKLKNNKGGNELATIKEVDNVTDVMVKPMNEKDSRKTISLSGYKNRLYSQEKGRS; encoded by the coding sequence ATGGAACCTAGAAATACAGAATCTAGAATCATGGAAGAAAACTCTGAGggagttattaaaaattgtgaaATAAGTATGGCTAATATTAAAGACCAACTTATGGGATTTAATTTGAATAAGTTGAAAAACTTGAGTAAGGACCTAAAGGTCAGAAATGTTGGTAAAACAAAGAAAGAAattgttgataaaattttggtttcaattatttcaaaagaaGATGAAGAAATGTTAAAAAGGTATATATGTGAAGATAATATACCATTAACAGAGTCATATACTGAAGATTCAGAAGTAGACAGTCTCCAGCAACGCATTCGTGAACTAGAACAAAAAGTTTTGGAATTATCAGTTGAGAAAAAGGTTGAGAAGAAAGATGAAAATAGGGCTTTATTagaaatgataaaagaatCACAGTTTACTATACTTACTATGATGAAAATGTTACAAGGAAAACCAGAAAATTCTAACATGAGGAAATGTGAAGTTCCTTTAATTATATTCTCAAACACTgaagaaaatatatcatCACATATTATGGCAATAGAACGCCATATGGAATTCAGAAACATTTATACAGATAAggataaagttttatttttaatgatgacATTGTCACCTCCAATTGCTGCGGAAATTGATAAAGTTTTGGGATCCAATTATACATATGagattcttaaaaattatttattaattacatATAATGGCATGGCAGCTCAGGTGAAAAATAGAAGTGaaattatgtattttaaattaaattttggaAAAGATTTGGGAGATCAATTAGTAAATTTTGTCCAGAAAATAAATGTTGCTTATAAAGGATTACCAGAAGATGAATTATTACAAACGCAGTTGAGATATATTAGAAATCTAATAACagataaaaattcaaaacttttttattttttgttgacAGCGAAACcaacaaatatatatgaatttATAAGAGAAATGCAGGCTGTACATGAATTAGATATGAGTTTTAAATCAAACTCTAAAGTTATGAATAAGAAAAAGGATTCTTATAAAGATAAAGTTTGTCATAATTGCAATAAGAAAGGACATATTGCTCGTTTTTGTAAAGCTGAAAAAGTTAAAGAAAAGGCTTCATCTTCAAATGCTACAAAGAAAGTTTCAGTAATAAATGAAGATCAAGAAAATTATGAGGAAGTGGTaaatcattatattattaaggATGAGGAGGATGAAGAAACACTTCAGAAGGGAGTGGTGTATCAAGTTAAAGAAAGAAAACCCAAGTTAGAGCCTAAGAAGTATCAACATATAATTTTgcaaataaatgataaaattggTAAAGGATTTGTTGATAGTGGTTCAGGAATTACATTTGTGGCGAATAGAATGATTCCTAAAGAAAAGGTCTGTGAAGTGAATCCATTAAAAGTTAGAATGGCTAATGGATCAGTTATGATATTGAATAAAGAAAGCAATGTTTTGCTTAACTTCTTAAATGGAGAAGAACTTAAAACAAAAGTTTTTGTTATACCAGATGAAATTATGAAATATGAAGATATTCTCATAGGGGAGGATGTTATGATGCAATGTGGTTTATCAATATCATATGATGGTGAAAAATTGGTTAgtattaataacaaaaaatgtatttCTTATGGCAATGATGATATAAAAGAAACTATTGTTAAAAAGGTTAAGGTTACTAATGATTGTGaagatattaaaacaaaagtttttaaagaATACAAAGATTTGATTCCTAAGTCTAAGTATGATGTAGGAAAAGGAATTTTAGAATGTGCCAACATAGAAATTTTGGATAAGAAAGATGATTTTAAACCACCTTCTTATGGACTACCTTTGGCTTATAAACAACGTATTTATAAGGAATTTAAAGAAATGGAAGCTAATGGAATTGTGGAAGAAAGACTTGCTAAATTTATTCATCCTTTAGTAGTTATTCCGAAAAAAGATGGGGAATTGAGAATTTGTGGAGattttagatatataaaCCATTATACCAAGTCAATGTTTTTACCAGCAAATAAGCCTTATGAATATGTATATGGGATGAGCGGTTATAAATGGTATAGCAAAATAGATTTGAAAAACGCATATTTTCAAGTTAGATATCCAAAAGAAACTATACCATATATGGGAGTAAAAGTTTATGATAAAGTTTACTGTTTTAAAAGAATGGCACAAGGAGGAAAGGTCTCTCCAATTCAATTTCAATGTTTAgcaacaaaaataattagtgATCTGGGAGAAggatattttgtatatattgaTGATTTTGCAGTATGTTCAAATTCAACTTTGGATGATCATATCAATAAAGtgaaattattgttaaataaattaagagAATATGATATGAAAGTAAATTTTGAAAAGTCCAGTATTGGTGGAACAGAAATTGAATTTATTggatataatatttctaaaaaggGAGCAAAAATAgctactaaaaatataaatgctTTTATGGAAAGAAAAGAACCAAGTACCAAGAAAGAATTGGTATCCTTTTTACAATCAGCCAATTATTTTAGAGGAAACATTCCTAGATATGCAAATATTACTTTACCTCTTCAGAAAATGGTAAATTCTTTAAGATTTAAGTCTTCAAAAATTGAGAAAAATCTTGAATATGTAAAAGCTATAGAATTGACTAAAAAGGCAATGATGAACCCTCAATATTTGGTGAAAGCATTACCAGATGATGTACTTTATTTGGAAACTGACTGTAGCCAAGAAGCAGCAGGAGGGgtaatatatagaaaaaataaagataaagaaaaagaagtAATCATGTTCTATAGTAAGAAATTAAAGTCATGTAAGAAAGATAGATGTATCACATATTTGGAATTATATGCCATAAATTTGGGagtaagaaaatttaaagaaattctAATTGGACATAAAGTAATTATCAAGACTGATCATAAACCTTTAAAAGGTTTAATGAATACAAAGGAAACAAAATTCTTAGAACTTATTATGCCATTACAAGAATTGGATTATGAAATTCACTATATACAAGGAAAAGAAAATACTTGTGCAGATTACTTTAGtagaatttataaaatttctgaAAATAAGGAGAGagtagaaaataaaaataattttctaagTGAAACTACTGAAAGTATGGCAAAGAATTTATTTGAAGAATATCATTTGAAAAAAGGGCATTTATCAATTGCAAAAATTAAGGATGACTTGATTAAAGAATGTTATAAATTGATGATCTCAAAATATAAGGCTGTaatgattataaataaaataatggaTATGATAAAGAATTGTGAAACATGTCAATTGGAAAATGActtaaaaagaagaaaaaggGATAAAGCAAATCCTCAAAATGTTTtggaaatattatatatggaTTTTATGTATTTAGAAAATCACACAATATTGGTAGCTGAAGACGGATACTCGCGTTATATATGGGCAGAAGAAAGTCCACAGGCAGATGAACAAGTAGTTATACAAttactaaataaaatattggaCCAATgccaaataaaaataaaagaaataaggGCAGATAAAGCCAAAGTATTTAAAGGAAAAGAATTTTTGGtatttttgaagaaaaatgatattaaaataaattatgctGTATCCTATGAACATTATGCAAATTCCAAAGTGGAAAGGGCCATAAGAACTCTTAGACTTGTGTTAAAGAAGATGGAACCTGAGATAACACATAGAGGAAGAGCAGGTttcaaaaacaaattaaaagaaGCTTGCAGAATAATGAACACGTCAGTTCATGGAGCTACTAAAGTTAAGCCTTTCAAtttaatatacaattatGGAGAGCAAGATGGGCAAGTATTAGAAAATGTTTCTGATGAAAGAATAAAAGCACTAATTAATAATGCCATAAATGAATCACCAGAGAAAAGAATTGTGTATAGAAAACTTAAGAATAATAAAGGTGGAAATGAATTAGCGACTATAAAGGAAGTGGATAATGTAACTGATGTAATGGTAAAGCCTATGAATGAAAAGGATTCAAGAAAGACTATATCTTTAAGTGGTTATAAGAATAGACTTTATTCTCAGGAAAAAGGGAGAAGTTAG